GCAACAAGTTCCCCTTTTAAAGTAAATAGCCCTGTGAGTTCTCCTTCAGCCAGATTAGAGTCGAGACCTGTAATACCAGGGACTGCCAGGGAAGCTCCTGAACAGATAGCATCCACTGCACTGTCCCGCAGGATAATTTTGGGGAGGTGGGATACGGCGGATTCCATCGGCCTTATAACCCTTCTCAATTCAGACTCGTCCCCGTCTTCCTTCCAGAAAACATAAGCATCCTTCAGTTCGTGGAGGGTAATAAGCGTCTTTTCCGTAAACGGACCTGCTTTGGTCCTGCGGAGCCCCTGCATATGTCCGCCGCAGCCCAGAGCGAGCCCTATATCGTGGCAGAGTTTCCGGATATAAGTCCCTGCTTCACACCCAACACGGAAGAGCACAGACGTACCCTCGATCTCAAGCACTTCCAGATAGTAGATTGTCCTTACCCTTATAACGCGCTTAACAGCGGACTTGATAGGGGGCATCTGGTAAATAGGGCCAGTAAACTCCTCACATACCTGGCGGACCAGCTTCTGGGGCATAGCCCTGTGAAGCTTCAAATGGCAGATGTACTCTTTTCCCGAGAGGCGCAGGGCTGGCACGGCAAGGGTAGCTTTTCCGAGCAGTGTTGGCAGAAGACCTGTAACCTTAGGGTCAAGAGAGCCTGCGTGTCCTGCCGTGTGTACGCCAAGGATGGCTTTTACCCAGGCTGCAACTTCATGGCTTGTAGGTCCTCTGGGCTTGTCAATATTCACAACTCCCTTCTCAATATATTCATGGATGGGGCGCTTTTCCGGAGGACAGCCGTAGGCTGGATTTGTCCAGGCGCCGGACTTCCGGACAAGGGTTCTTTCAACTTCTGATGGCAGTTTGCCGGCGGATGACATGGTAATTTTAAACTCCTGGGTATGGTATATTCAATTAGCGATCTGTGACCAGTATGTGTTTATAAGGCTTCAGAATAACGGATGTCCCCCTGTTCACACAAGATAATATCCGTGTTCGGAAGATAAAAACCCGCGCTGATGTAAAACCTGTTTAAACTCCCTCTGGGGCCGGTGAAAGTCACTCAGGCCCGACAAGAGCGTCAATAGCGACCCTCAGGATATCAAGAGTCTGGTACTGGTTCCATTTTTCAGAATCAATGACAATATCATAAATAGACAGGTCAGTAATATCAATCCCATAATAATTCTTATACCGGAGGGTTTCGGACCGTTCCCTTTCAACCGTTTTTTTCAGTTCTTCATCAAATGAGATCGTTTTCTCGCGCCTCTGGATACGCTTTACCCTGGTCAACAGGGGGGCTTTTATCCAGATTTTAATCACATCAGATCTTCCCTGAGCCATATGGCCTGCAAGCCGACTTTCAAGAATAATATTCTCCCGGCTGTGAATAATAGCTTTCTGGTTTTTGTCAATATCAAGGTCAATGGAAGGGTCTCTCTCAGCCAGGGCTCCGAACTCAGCCAGGCTCATCCCTCTTTCTCTAGCCATTCTTCGGAAAATTTCCCCCGAAGAAATCAGCTCGAGGTCATAACACTCAGCAAGGAGCTTTGAGAGAGTGGAAGTGCCGCTTCCTGGAAGCCCGCTCACTGTGATCTGCATCAGACCCCACCGATATTAAGGGCTTTCCTGACAAGCTGGCTGACTCCAAGAGAGGAGATGAAGTACCAGTAGATCCAGTGCTGGAAAGGACCAATAGCTGAAGTGGTTAGAAGCTGCTCACCCCAGAAAGGAAAGACCATGGTAGCCGCTTCGTGCCCGCTGATGAAATAATAAGCCCACATGAAGAGAGGCAGGGAGATAATACTTATATAAGCCATGGGCTTGAACTGCTGCTTGGACATCTTCATCTGGTCTTCCATCATCTCTTTACGCTGGTCTTCAAGTTTTTTCAGCATATATGTATTCTGAGAAAGCTGTGCCTCCCGGAACTCTTTCTGGAAAACCTTCATGCGCTCCTGAGTATTCCTCATCAGGTCCCAGTCCATGGTATATTTCTGGATAAGGGATGCATAAATGGCAGTGATGGCAGCCATGACTAAAAGGATCAGATGGAAGTTCTGCTCCCCGACCAGCATGAGAACGGGGTCCATAAAGATCCCTACTGCTTCTCCTACAGCCTGCCTGAATTCCTGCCCAAGGAGCATTATCCCGAACATAAGGGAAAAACCGAAAGCCAGAAGGAAACGGTCAATTTGCTTTTTTAATGTCTCTGTAACCAAGTTGTCCTCACCATTAAGGTTCGATAGATTTAATTTAAATTGTTTCAAGCGGGAGAGTATTACCGGATGAGCTTGAACGAATAAATCCCGAAAATGATTTGATAACAATAAGCCCGAAGTGATTAAATTAGCCGTAAACCAGCCATAATCCGGCGCATAAATTGCTCAATGAGTCAGCTCATGATGAATGAGCTATTTAAGACATCATACAGGGTTTTCTGTTAATAAGTTTCGATGTATATATAAGTTATACTATTCGGAAATATTATATCAGGTTCATGCTGCAAATGCCTTTTATTCCTGTTTCTTATGCGAACATTGTTTCTGACATTATCTGAGAAATTGTATTCCTTTTCCGGTTTCCAAAAAATTCCTGAATAATTTTTTAAAAATTAAGACCAAAACATAGCTTTAAATAAGTTATCATAATTTATCATAAAAAGAATCGAGATACAGGACATGGAGCCTGACCTGGGAGAACCATAGCAGATTTATAGAAATGATCCGCTAGAAAGCGCTTTCAGGTATCAAAAAGGAGTTTAGAAATGCACCTTCCAAACCCCCATAAACAGCACCCGAAAGTCAGTAAAAGGGCATGGATATCAGAAACTGCAGTAATAATCGGAAATGTGAGTATTGCAGATGATGTGTTCGTAGGCCCAAACGCGGTTCTCAGGGCAGATGAGCCCGGGTCATCCATAACAGTTCAGAGCGGCAGCAATGTACAGGACAATGTTGTTGTCCATTCCCTCTCACACTCAGAAGTCCACATAGGCAAAAATACATCTCTTGCCCACGGGTGCATTGTACACGGGCCCTGCAGGATAGAAGAAAACTGCTTTATAGGGTTTGGAGCAGTGGTGTTTGACTGCAATATAGGGAAAGATACTCTTGTCCTCCACAGGTCCGTAGTCCGCGGAGTAAATATTTCTTCGGGCAAAGTGGTACCTGACGGGAGTGTGGTTACAGGCCAGGGATGCGCTGACACCCTTGAAGGAACCACAAAAGACCTTAATGAGTTTAAAAGGTCCGTAGTCAGGGCAAATGTTGACCTCGTAGAGGGATATATCAGGCTTGTAGAGGAAAGCTGAAAACAAAGGGATGCAAACTCTCCGAAACTGTCAAAAACAGAATAATATCATGAACCGAATGGAAATTTCCGGAGACATTCAGGAATCCATGATGAAAGAAAAAGAGTAAGAAGGAAAAGAGTAAGAAGGAAAAGAGTAAGAAGGAAAAGAGTAAGAAAAAAAGAGTAAGAAGAAAAAAGTAATTAGATAAGAAGCTCATGACCGGAGTTAAAGATATTTTCCCTCCAGTTTTTCCAGAACCTTTTTTCCATTATCCGTAAGCATGTATTTTTTCCAGGTCGTTTTTTCAGGGGTCAGGCATTCGATTAAACCTTTATCTTCAAGCT
This window of the Methanosarcina mazei S-6 genome carries:
- a CDS encoding RNA-guided pseudouridylation complex pseudouridine synthase subunit Cbf5, which encodes MSSAGKLPSEVERTLVRKSGAWTNPAYGCPPEKRPIHEYIEKGVVNIDKPRGPTSHEVAAWVKAILGVHTAGHAGSLDPKVTGLLPTLLGKATLAVPALRLSGKEYICHLKLHRAMPQKLVRQVCEEFTGPIYQMPPIKSAVKRVIRVRTIYYLEVLEIEGTSVLFRVGCEAGTYIRKLCHDIGLALGCGGHMQGLRRTKAGPFTEKTLITLHELKDAYVFWKEDGDESELRRVIRPMESAVSHLPKIILRDSAVDAICSGASLAVPGITGLDSNLAEGELTGLFTLKGELVALAKAKMTTEEILKASAGIAASPIRVLMEAGTYPRGWTKKEEKVQF
- the cmk gene encoding (d)CMP kinase, encoding MQITVSGLPGSGTSTLSKLLAECYDLELISSGEIFRRMARERGMSLAEFGALAERDPSIDLDIDKNQKAIIHSRENIILESRLAGHMAQGRSDVIKIWIKAPLLTRVKRIQRREKTISFDEELKKTVERERSETLRYKNYYGIDITDLSIYDIVIDSEKWNQYQTLDILRVAIDALVGPE
- a CDS encoding DUF106 domain-containing protein, translated to MVTETLKKQIDRFLLAFGFSLMFGIMLLGQEFRQAVGEAVGIFMDPVLMLVGEQNFHLILLVMAAITAIYASLIQKYTMDWDLMRNTQERMKVFQKEFREAQLSQNTYMLKKLEDQRKEMMEDQMKMSKQQFKPMAYISIISLPLFMWAYYFISGHEAATMVFPFWGEQLLTTSAIGPFQHWIYWYFISSLGVSQLVRKALNIGGV
- a CDS encoding LbetaH domain-containing protein, translated to MHLPNPHKQHPKVSKRAWISETAVIIGNVSIADDVFVGPNAVLRADEPGSSITVQSGSNVQDNVVVHSLSHSEVHIGKNTSLAHGCIVHGPCRIEENCFIGFGAVVFDCNIGKDTLVLHRSVVRGVNISSGKVVPDGSVVTGQGCADTLEGTTKDLNEFKRSVVRANVDLVEGYIRLVEES